Proteins encoded together in one Thermodesulfobacteriota bacterium window:
- a CDS encoding enoyl-CoA hydratase-related protein, whose protein sequence is MSEPKELIVDQKGPVCTLTFNRPEKRNLITPSMLEQLKSELSRIASEDIARCIVLTGAGDKAFSSGYDIGAIGENDMIAHHEGNHPLGRALREIENFPYPVIAMMNGHAFGAGLEVAVTCDIRIAVNKCMLGMPPAKLGVVYSHSGMKKFLDLIGPGYTKEMFLIGKAITSERAAQIGLVNFIVDRSELGDLTYGIVSEIAENAPLSLKTLKTITNTLQKKELSAEDEKLIRDMTLEVQNSQDYKEGQKAFAEKRNPEFKGK, encoded by the coding sequence TTGTCAGAGCCAAAAGAACTAATAGTAGATCAAAAAGGCCCGGTATGTACACTGACTTTTAATAGGCCCGAGAAGCGCAATCTGATCACGCCCTCTATGTTAGAGCAGCTAAAGTCAGAGTTAAGTCGCATCGCCTCAGAGGATATTGCCAGATGCATAGTGCTAACCGGTGCTGGCGATAAGGCATTTTCCTCAGGCTATGATATTGGAGCAATTGGCGAGAATGATATGATAGCCCATCATGAAGGCAATCACCCACTTGGAAGGGCATTAAGAGAGATCGAGAATTTTCCATACCCTGTGATTGCAATGATGAACGGACACGCCTTTGGCGCGGGGCTTGAGGTTGCGGTGACGTGCGACATTAGAATCGCAGTTAATAAGTGCATGCTTGGTATGCCGCCTGCAAAGCTAGGAGTTGTGTATTCTCACAGCGGCATGAAAAAGTTCTTAGATCTAATTGGCCCTGGTTATACAAAGGAGATGTTTTTAATAGGTAAGGCTATAACGTCTGAAAGGGCTGCCCAGATCGGGCTTGTAAATTTTATTGTTGACCGTTCAGAGCTTGGAGATTTAACATATGGGATTGTGAGCGAGATTGCAGAGAATGCGCCTCTTTCTCTTAAAACACTTAAGACTATTACTAATACTCTGCAAAAAAAAGAATTAAGTGCAGAAGATGAAAAGTTGATCAGAGACATGACTCTTGAAGTTCAAAATAGTCAGGATTACAAAGAGGGCCAAAAAGCCTTTGCCGAGAAAAGAAATCCTGAGTTTAAGGGCAAATAA
- a CDS encoding class I SAM-dependent methyltransferase: MEENPQLFEIFLQIQSGLPRQGPGSQQSTLKALSYCAGLPNEVGVLDIGCGPGMQTITLANALNCNIMAVDVVDEYLSILKQNAQKENLTQRITILNRDMNDLGFGKESFDLIWAEGSAYIMGFENALDYWKTFLKPASYIAISELVWLKDNPPADLSNFFKNEYPPMTNLENNLSIIETEGYEITGHFTLPDSDWWDNYYAPLEAKLPALTEQFKDDKEALSILEMTRAEIDMRRRYSDFYGYEFFIAKKA, from the coding sequence ATGGAAGAGAACCCCCAGTTATTTGAGATTTTTTTACAAATACAAAGCGGCCTGCCCAGACAAGGCCCTGGCTCCCAGCAGAGCACATTAAAAGCGCTATCCTACTGCGCTGGATTACCGAATGAGGTAGGTGTATTAGACATCGGCTGCGGGCCGGGTATGCAGACTATCACATTGGCAAATGCGCTTAATTGCAATATTATGGCCGTAGATGTAGTTGACGAATACTTGAGCATATTGAAACAAAACGCTCAAAAAGAAAATTTAACGCAGCGCATAACTATCTTAAACAGGGACATGAACGATCTTGGATTTGGGAAGGAGAGTTTTGATCTAATATGGGCAGAGGGGTCTGCATATATAATGGGGTTTGAGAACGCGCTTGATTATTGGAAGACATTTCTAAAACCGGCTAGCTACATAGCCATAAGCGAGCTAGTATGGCTTAAAGACAATCCTCCGGCTGATCTGTCTAATTTTTTCAAGAACGAATATCCGCCAATGACAAACTTAGAGAACAATTTATCGATAATAGAGACTGAGGGATATGAAATAACTGGCCATTTTACCCTCCCTGATAGCGACTGGTGGGATAATTATTACGCCCCCTTAGAAGCCAAACTACCAGCTCTTACTGAACAATTTAAAGATGATAAAGAGGCGCTTAGCATATTAGAAATGACTAGGGCGGAAATTGATATGAGACGCCGATATTCAGATTTCTACGGTTATGAATTTTTTATAGCAAAAAAAGCATAG